In one Methylocaldum szegediense genomic region, the following are encoded:
- a CDS encoding alginate export family protein encodes MTMIWGYVMRITGQPRKRGSFLRILLLGLAAARPVFAQGLTESIENALNVGGGKFNIDLRYRFEYVDQANLPEVAKADTLRARIGYLTPTFQGFQAFAEYEGTQDIFSNDYNSTWNDKTRHPVISDPQKNEVNQLWIAYSGVPETVFKVGRQRIIFDNHRFIGNVVWRQLEQTYDSIVITNTSLPDTTITAGYLWKVQDVTSRTIGMNSPVFNIAYTGFPYGKLIVHGEWLDYDNARESYPTQTFNTLSNSTQTVGVRFEGTTSLTDNIKALYAAEYAWQEDYADNPKDFKVDYWMAEGGLDLWGFVFKGSFEELGSDNGQGFRTPLATLHAFQGWADKFLVTPPDGIRDVYGTLKTSLYGVDIWFVYHDFRDDTGNIRYGEEFDVQVEKKFGKHYALLFKFADYNSSNPKAFAGNVDTQKWWLQMGISF; translated from the coding sequence ATGACAATGATCTGGGGGTACGTCATGCGGATTACCGGGCAGCCGCGGAAGCGCGGCAGCTTCTTACGGATTCTCTTACTGGGGCTTGCCGCCGCTCGCCCCGTGTTTGCGCAAGGGCTGACTGAAAGTATCGAGAACGCCTTAAACGTCGGGGGAGGCAAGTTCAACATCGATCTCCGCTATCGCTTCGAATACGTGGATCAAGCCAATTTGCCCGAAGTCGCGAAGGCCGATACCCTCCGCGCGCGGATCGGCTATCTCACGCCGACCTTCCAAGGGTTTCAAGCCTTTGCCGAGTACGAGGGCACCCAGGATATCTTCAGCAACGATTACAACAGCACCTGGAACGACAAGACCCGCCATCCCGTCATCTCGGATCCTCAGAAAAACGAAGTTAACCAGCTCTGGATCGCATACAGCGGGGTGCCCGAAACGGTTTTCAAAGTCGGGCGTCAACGCATCATCTTCGACAACCACCGTTTCATCGGCAACGTGGTCTGGCGCCAGCTCGAGCAGACTTACGACTCTATCGTCATCACCAACACCAGCCTGCCCGACACCACGATCACCGCCGGATATCTCTGGAAAGTCCAGGACGTCACTTCACGCACCATCGGCATGAACTCGCCGGTTTTCAACATCGCCTATACCGGCTTCCCCTACGGCAAGCTGATCGTCCACGGAGAATGGCTGGACTACGACAATGCACGCGAAAGCTACCCCACTCAAACCTTCAATACACTCAGCAATTCCACCCAAACCGTAGGCGTTCGCTTCGAGGGCACGACGTCCCTCACCGACAATATCAAAGCGCTGTATGCAGCCGAATATGCCTGGCAAGAGGATTACGCCGACAATCCCAAGGACTTCAAGGTCGATTACTGGATGGCCGAAGGCGGGCTGGATTTGTGGGGTTTCGTTTTCAAAGGCTCGTTCGAAGAATTGGGCTCAGACAACGGCCAGGGTTTCCGCACCCCGCTCGCGACCCTACACGCCTTCCAGGGCTGGGCCGACAAGTTCCTGGTGACGCCGCCCGACGGCATCCGCGATGTGTACGGCACCTTGAAGACCAGCCTTTACGGCGTGGACATCTGGTTCGTCTATCACGATTTTCGGGACGACACAGGCAATATCCGTTACGGCGAGGAATTCGACGTCCAGGTCGAAAAGAAATTCGGCAAGCATTATGCTCTGTTGTTTAAGTTTGCCGATTACAACTCTTCCAATCCCAAGGCTTTCGCCGGCAACGTCGATACGCAGAAATGGTGGCTGCAAATGGGAATCAGCTTCTGA
- a CDS encoding ANTAR domain-containing response regulator, with the protein MSLRILLVDQDAARSAILEQALHDAGHQVVARIKHGHNLLRELKECQPDIIIMDLEAPGRDTLEQMREISRDQPRPIILFSNKRDSEYIRQAVQAGVSAYVVDGLSQERVMPIVEVAIARFREFEALKRELQETKTQLADRKVVDKAKGILMQRKGLSEDEAYQLLRKTAMSRNMRIADVARTLLALEGLTD; encoded by the coding sequence ATGAGCCTCAGAATCTTGCTGGTCGATCAGGATGCGGCTCGAAGCGCCATATTGGAGCAGGCCTTGCACGATGCCGGCCATCAGGTCGTCGCCCGGATCAAGCATGGCCACAACCTCCTTCGAGAACTCAAAGAATGCCAACCAGACATCATCATCATGGACTTGGAAGCCCCCGGCCGGGATACCCTTGAACAAATGCGGGAGATCAGCCGGGACCAGCCGAGGCCGATCATTCTGTTCTCGAACAAGCGCGATAGCGAGTACATCCGTCAGGCCGTACAAGCCGGCGTGAGCGCCTATGTCGTGGACGGCCTCAGCCAGGAACGCGTTATGCCCATCGTCGAGGTGGCCATAGCCCGTTTCCGCGAATTCGAAGCCCTCAAGCGCGAGCTCCAGGAAACCAAAACCCAGCTCGCCGATCGGAAAGTGGTCGATAAGGCCAAAGGCATTCTGATGCAGCGAAAAGGCTTGAGTGAAGACGAAGCCTATCAGCTGCTCCGCAAAACAGCCATGAGCCGCAATATGCGCATCGCGGATGTCGCGAGGACCTTGCTCGCCCTGGAAGGACTGACCGACTGA
- a CDS encoding CmpA/NrtA family ABC transporter substrate-binding protein, with protein sequence MSSVAPWLRSAVHATGGEGLEKPRIDLGFIPLTDCAPLVIAKEKGFFRKHGLEVRLFREVSWANIRDKVFAGVLDGGHMLAPMPIATTLGLGELKKPTITALSLDLNGNAITVSQRLYRRMAELDPEAAAERSMSVRALKKVIESDRKRGYSPLCFATVFPFSTHNYMLRYWLAAGGIDPDCDVRLVVIPPPHMVDYLKAGEIDGYCVGEPWNAQAVAQGVGRTLITDYEIWNNKPEKVLGVNREWAERHPATHRALLMALLESAQWIDRPENRVEVAEILAREDYVSAPADVVKMSMTGSFHYQIDAEPAPLPDFNVFFRYAATFPWRSHAVWFVTQMYRWGQLRDPIDIRALAEEVYRPDLYREAAQALGLPFPTVDYKTEGQHDQPWTLQEATEPMSLGKDRFLDGGVFDPLRPVDYLEQFALHNRQVSLDVLAKVNP encoded by the coding sequence ATGAGCTCGGTTGCCCCATGGCTCCGATCCGCCGTTCACGCGACGGGCGGTGAAGGACTCGAGAAGCCCCGCATTGACCTGGGTTTCATTCCGCTGACGGACTGCGCACCACTGGTGATCGCCAAGGAAAAAGGTTTTTTCCGAAAACATGGGCTTGAGGTCAGGCTCTTCCGGGAAGTGTCCTGGGCCAATATCCGCGACAAGGTCTTTGCCGGCGTGTTAGACGGCGGTCATATGCTGGCGCCCATGCCCATCGCTACGACGCTCGGCCTCGGGGAGCTGAAGAAACCGACCATCACCGCGCTGTCTCTGGATCTCAACGGCAACGCCATCACCGTATCGCAACGCCTGTACCGGCGCATGGCCGAACTCGATCCCGAGGCCGCAGCCGAGCGCTCCATGAGCGTGCGAGCGCTGAAAAAGGTCATCGAGAGTGACCGGAAGAGAGGATACTCCCCTTTGTGCTTCGCAACGGTATTTCCGTTTTCCACGCACAACTACATGCTGCGCTACTGGTTAGCCGCAGGTGGCATCGACCCGGACTGCGACGTACGCCTGGTGGTCATTCCGCCACCCCACATGGTCGACTATTTGAAGGCCGGTGAGATAGACGGTTATTGCGTCGGCGAGCCCTGGAACGCACAGGCGGTAGCGCAAGGCGTTGGACGCACGCTAATCACCGACTATGAAATCTGGAACAACAAACCGGAAAAAGTGCTGGGCGTGAACCGCGAATGGGCCGAACGGCATCCCGCCACTCACCGGGCCTTGTTGATGGCGCTCCTGGAATCGGCGCAATGGATAGACCGGCCCGAAAACCGCGTTGAAGTAGCCGAAATTCTGGCACGCGAGGACTACGTCAGCGCACCGGCGGACGTCGTCAAGATGTCCATGACCGGCTCGTTTCACTACCAAATCGATGCCGAGCCAGCGCCGCTCCCCGACTTTAACGTGTTCTTCCGCTACGCGGCGACCTTTCCGTGGCGTTCGCATGCCGTTTGGTTCGTCACGCAGATGTACCGCTGGGGACAGTTGCGCGACCCCATCGACATTCGCGCCCTGGCGGAAGAGGTCTATCGACCCGATCTTTACCGCGAGGCCGCCCAAGCTCTCGGCCTCCCCTTCCCCACCGTGGACTACAAAACCGAGGGGCAACACGACCAACCTTGGACGCTCCAGGAAGCCACCGAACCGATGTCACTAGGCAAGGATCGGTTCCTGGACGGCGGTGTGTTCGATCCGCTCCGCCCGGTGGACTATCTGGAACAGTTCGCACTTCACAATCGGCAGGTTTCACTGGACGTATTGGCCAAGGTCAATCCATGA
- a CDS encoding nitrate reductase has protein sequence MSSAPFSNPSLTRENGAIATTCPYCGVGCGILAAARGPESADIKGDPEHPSNFGRLCSKGSSLGETLSLETRLLYPEINGRRVSWDDALTTVANTFQRIIETHGPDAVAFYVSGQLLTEDYYVANKLMKGYIGSGNIDTNSRLCMSSTVAAQKRAFGEDVVPGCYEDLQLADLVVLVGSNAAWCHPILFQRLLAAKRENRRLKIVNIDPRRTATSQSADLHLPIRPGTDAVLFNGLLNYLRQHDSIDFGFLEKHLGLYAEAFETARKTAPSLPAVARICGISEEDLATFYQWFARTEKTVTLWSQGVNQSSSGTDKVNSIINVHLATGRIGKPGMGPFSLTGQPNAMGGREVGGLANQLAAHLDIENPEHRNLVQTFWNAPRIAEKPGLKAVEMFRAIAGGRIKAIWIMATNPAVSLPDSNAVRDALGRCEFVVVSECESGTDLSQYAHVSLPALAWGEKDGTVTNSERRISRQRAFLPPPGEAKPDWWIISRVAQRMGYGDDFNYQSAWEIFVEHARLSGFRNNGERVFDISGLAELDRAGYDALKPIQWPVNQCHPNGVPRLFDGGGFSFPGRRARMVPVLPKAPANLPDSAYPLVLNTGRIRDQWHTMTRTGKSARLTKHLPEPYAELNPHDAARYAVPDGSLVRLESRFGQALVRARVTEDQQRGAVFVPMHWSGPYANKGLINALVNPAVDPVSGEPESKHTPIRIEPYRAAWYGFALSRDPLHAIEVDYRITTRGDGYWLYELAHSEPPPDWAAWVRELRAQPSGSSESASTKRAYAEEEWLQFADPYSGRYRCALLHSGRLQFCIFIDRSFELPPRSWLAGLFGLDRVPDRTRMSLLAGKPASAEDDQGPIVCSCFSVGINTLKRAIRKQNLTTAEQIGAALKAGTNCGSCIPEIKSLLQG, from the coding sequence TTGAGTTCTGCACCCTTTTCCAATCCGTCCTTGACTAGGGAAAACGGCGCTATCGCCACCACCTGCCCTTATTGCGGCGTCGGCTGCGGCATCCTTGCCGCAGCGCGCGGTCCGGAGTCGGCCGACATCAAGGGTGATCCGGAGCATCCCTCCAATTTCGGCCGGCTGTGCTCCAAGGGCTCCTCCCTCGGCGAAACCCTATCGCTGGAAACCCGGCTCCTTTATCCCGAGATCAACGGCCGGCGGGTGAGCTGGGATGACGCGCTAACCACCGTCGCCAATACCTTTCAGCGAATCATCGAAACCCACGGGCCCGACGCGGTGGCGTTCTATGTCTCCGGCCAACTCTTGACCGAAGATTATTACGTCGCGAACAAGCTGATGAAGGGCTATATCGGCTCGGGAAACATCGACACCAATTCGCGCCTCTGTATGTCGTCCACGGTCGCCGCCCAGAAACGGGCTTTCGGCGAGGACGTGGTCCCCGGCTGTTACGAGGACCTGCAACTCGCCGATCTCGTGGTGCTGGTCGGCTCGAACGCGGCCTGGTGCCATCCCATCTTGTTTCAACGTCTGCTCGCGGCCAAACGAGAAAATCGCCGTCTGAAGATCGTCAACATCGATCCGCGCCGGACGGCGACCTCTCAATCCGCCGACCTGCATCTTCCGATCCGGCCAGGCACCGATGCGGTTTTGTTCAACGGGCTGCTGAATTATCTGCGTCAGCACGACAGCATCGATTTTGGTTTCCTTGAGAAACATCTCGGCCTCTACGCTGAAGCGTTCGAGACCGCGCGCAAGACGGCCCCGTCCCTGCCCGCTGTTGCCAGAATCTGCGGTATTTCCGAAGAGGACCTCGCGACCTTCTACCAATGGTTCGCGCGCACGGAAAAAACCGTCACCCTCTGGTCCCAGGGGGTCAATCAGTCGTCCAGCGGCACCGACAAGGTCAACAGCATCATCAACGTCCATCTTGCTACCGGGCGGATCGGCAAGCCGGGCATGGGGCCTTTTTCCTTGACCGGCCAGCCCAACGCCATGGGCGGTCGGGAGGTCGGCGGACTCGCCAACCAACTCGCGGCGCATCTCGATATCGAGAACCCCGAGCACCGGAATCTAGTGCAGACGTTCTGGAATGCGCCGCGCATAGCGGAAAAACCCGGGCTCAAGGCGGTAGAGATGTTTCGAGCGATCGCAGGAGGACGCATCAAGGCAATCTGGATCATGGCCACCAATCCGGCGGTCAGTCTGCCGGACTCAAACGCGGTTCGGGACGCGCTCGGCCGCTGCGAATTCGTCGTGGTGTCCGAATGCGAGTCAGGCACGGATTTGAGCCAATATGCCCACGTGAGCCTGCCTGCACTGGCCTGGGGCGAGAAGGACGGCACCGTGACCAACTCCGAACGGCGTATTTCCCGCCAGCGAGCATTTCTGCCGCCACCGGGGGAAGCCAAGCCGGATTGGTGGATCATCAGCCGGGTGGCCCAGCGAATGGGTTACGGAGATGATTTTAACTATCAATCGGCCTGGGAAATTTTTGTGGAGCACGCCCGATTGTCCGGATTTCGGAATAACGGTGAACGTGTGTTCGATATTTCAGGCCTCGCGGAACTGGACCGAGCCGGCTACGATGCCTTGAAGCCTATCCAATGGCCGGTAAACCAATGTCATCCGAACGGCGTTCCACGCCTGTTCGATGGCGGTGGATTCTCGTTCCCGGGCCGTCGCGCCAGAATGGTCCCGGTCCTCCCCAAAGCTCCGGCCAACCTACCCGATTCGGCCTATCCGCTGGTGCTCAATACCGGGCGCATTCGCGATCAGTGGCACACCATGACCCGTACTGGCAAGTCCGCCCGGCTGACGAAGCATCTTCCCGAGCCCTACGCGGAACTGAACCCACACGATGCCGCCCGTTACGCCGTTCCGGACGGCTCTCTGGTCCGACTGGAAAGCCGCTTCGGGCAAGCCCTGGTCCGGGCGCGCGTCACCGAAGATCAGCAACGGGGGGCGGTATTCGTGCCGATGCACTGGAGCGGCCCTTATGCCAACAAAGGCTTGATCAATGCTTTGGTCAACCCCGCGGTCGACCCCGTCTCCGGGGAGCCCGAATCCAAGCACACGCCCATACGAATCGAACCCTATCGGGCGGCATGGTACGGCTTCGCCCTGTCGCGCGACCCGCTGCATGCTATCGAGGTCGACTACCGCATTACGACGCGCGGCGACGGATATTGGCTTTACGAACTCGCGCATTCCGAACCACCACCCGATTGGGCGGCTTGGGTCCGCGAATTACGTGCCCAGCCCTCGGGTTCAAGCGAATCCGCTTCTACCAAAAGGGCGTACGCCGAGGAGGAATGGTTGCAATTCGCAGATCCTTACTCCGGCCGATATCGCTGTGCGCTTCTACACAGCGGGCGTTTGCAGTTCTGCATCTTTATCGACCGCAGCTTCGAACTGCCGCCACGTAGCTGGTTGGCCGGTCTCTTCGGCCTGGATCGAGTCCCCGATCGGACTCGCATGAGTCTTCTCGCCGGCAAACCGGCTTCCGCGGAGGACGATCAGGGACCTATCGTTTGCTCCTGTTTCAGCGTGGGCATCAACACCCTGAAACGCGCCATTCGGAAGCAGAATTTGACGACTGCGGAACAGATTGGTGCGGCGCTCAAAGCCGGAACCAACTGCGGTTCCTGTATTCCCGAGATCAAGTCCTTGTTGCAAGGGTAA
- the nirD gene encoding nitrite reductase small subunit NirD yields the protein MTDWIEIGRIEDIPRQGSRVVATRNGNVAVFRTIDDEIFAVRDVCPHKGGPLSQGIVCGKRVACPLHNWVIDLASGAAAPPDEGRTTCFPVKVEGERLWLQLVESE from the coding sequence ATGACCGACTGGATCGAAATCGGCCGTATCGAAGACATCCCTCGGCAAGGTTCCCGCGTTGTGGCGACGCGGAACGGCAACGTAGCGGTTTTCCGCACGATCGACGATGAAATCTTCGCCGTCCGCGATGTCTGCCCCCACAAGGGCGGCCCCCTCTCCCAAGGCATCGTCTGCGGGAAGCGGGTGGCTTGTCCGCTCCACAATTGGGTGATCGACCTGGCGTCCGGCGCAGCCGCTCCGCCGGACGAGGGCCGGACGACGTGCTTTCCGGTGAAAGTAGAGGGGGAAAGATTGTGGCTGCAACTCGTCGAATCGGAATGA
- the nirB gene encoding nitrite reductase large subunit NirB has product MKRQKLIVIGNGMAGIRTVEELLKIAPDAYDITVFGAEPHCNYNRILLSPVLAGEKKLDDIILNDDSWYEANGITLHKGRKVTEINRRRRLVRTEDGMEASYDRLLLATGSVPFILPVPGKDLPGVVGFRDIRDVELMLEASQKYRHAVVIGGGLLGLEAANGLKKRGMKVTVVHLLDTLMEKQLDKPAAALLKRALEETGLEFRMEAQTEAILGRDRVTGVRFKDGSEIPADLVVMAVGIRPNIELAKSAGIRCDRGILVNDTLQTFDPRIYAVGECVQHRNKLFGLVAPLFEQAKVCANHLAEYGIARYEGSVTSTKLKVTGIDLFSAGEFQGGNGYEELLFQDPARGIYKKLVVESNRIKGAVLYGDTSDGAWYFQLMRDGTDISAFRENILFGQAHLGDAGHGADNRAALMPDTAEVCGCNGVCKKTIVDAIIQKKLFTLEDVRAHTKASASCGSCTGLVEQILQSTLGSDYSVSPAKKPLCKCTDHTHEEVREAIRTHGLKTIPEVMRFLEWKTPDGCHACRPALNYYLLCQWPNEYRDDPQSRFINERAHANIQKDGTYSVVPRIWGGVTNPRELRAIADVAEKFKIPTVKITGGQRIDLLGVPKEQLPAVWAELGKHGLVSGHAYGKALRTVKTCVGKEWCRFGTQDSTNMGIELEKMTWGSWTPAKVKMAVSGCPRNCAEATIKDFGVVAVDSGWELHVGGNGGVKVRATDFLCKVDTEEEVKEYCGAYLQLYREEARYLERTAHWIERVGLAYVQARVVSDPESRRALYERFLESQKSAQIDPWAALARESERHHFEPLRKVG; this is encoded by the coding sequence ATGAAAAGACAGAAACTCATCGTGATCGGCAACGGCATGGCCGGCATCCGTACCGTGGAGGAGCTACTCAAAATCGCTCCCGACGCCTACGACATCACGGTGTTCGGCGCCGAACCGCATTGCAATTACAACCGTATCCTGCTGTCCCCGGTCCTGGCCGGAGAAAAAAAGCTCGACGACATCATTCTCAACGACGACTCCTGGTACGAAGCCAACGGCATCACCCTGCACAAAGGACGGAAAGTCACGGAGATCAATCGCCGGCGACGCCTGGTACGCACCGAAGACGGCATGGAAGCCTCCTATGACCGGCTATTGCTAGCGACCGGCTCGGTGCCGTTCATACTGCCGGTGCCGGGCAAAGACTTACCAGGCGTGGTCGGTTTCCGTGACATCCGCGACGTGGAACTGATGCTGGAAGCATCGCAGAAATACCGGCACGCGGTCGTCATCGGCGGCGGTTTGTTGGGTTTGGAAGCAGCCAATGGACTGAAGAAACGGGGAATGAAGGTCACCGTGGTGCATCTTCTCGATACCCTCATGGAAAAACAATTGGACAAACCGGCCGCGGCCCTTTTGAAACGCGCTCTCGAAGAAACCGGTCTCGAGTTCCGCATGGAAGCCCAGACCGAAGCTATCCTGGGCCGCGACCGCGTCACCGGTGTACGTTTCAAGGATGGCTCGGAAATTCCGGCCGATTTGGTGGTGATGGCGGTAGGCATCCGCCCCAACATCGAGCTCGCCAAAAGCGCCGGCATCCGTTGCGACCGCGGCATCCTGGTCAACGACACGCTGCAGACCTTCGACCCCCGCATCTATGCCGTCGGCGAGTGCGTGCAACACCGGAACAAGTTGTTCGGGCTGGTCGCGCCCTTGTTCGAACAGGCCAAAGTGTGCGCGAACCACTTGGCGGAATACGGCATCGCCCGCTACGAAGGCTCGGTGACCTCCACCAAGCTGAAAGTGACCGGCATCGATCTTTTCTCGGCCGGGGAATTCCAAGGCGGCAACGGCTACGAAGAACTGCTGTTCCAGGACCCCGCCCGCGGCATCTACAAGAAGCTGGTAGTCGAATCCAACCGCATCAAGGGCGCCGTGCTTTACGGTGACACCAGCGACGGCGCCTGGTATTTCCAGCTCATGCGCGACGGCACCGATATCTCCGCTTTCCGGGAGAACATCCTGTTTGGACAGGCGCACCTGGGCGACGCGGGCCACGGCGCGGACAACCGTGCGGCGCTCATGCCGGACACCGCCGAAGTCTGCGGCTGCAACGGCGTCTGCAAGAAAACCATCGTCGACGCGATCATTCAGAAAAAACTGTTCACCTTGGAAGACGTGCGAGCCCATACCAAGGCCTCGGCATCTTGCGGCTCGTGTACCGGCTTGGTCGAGCAAATTCTGCAAAGTACCTTGGGCAGCGATTATTCCGTGAGCCCCGCCAAGAAGCCACTGTGCAAATGCACCGACCACACCCATGAAGAAGTGCGGGAAGCCATTCGCACGCACGGTCTCAAGACGATTCCCGAGGTCATGCGCTTCCTCGAATGGAAGACCCCAGACGGCTGCCATGCCTGTCGTCCCGCGCTCAATTATTACCTGCTCTGCCAGTGGCCGAACGAATACCGGGACGATCCCCAGTCGCGCTTCATCAACGAGCGGGCGCACGCCAATATCCAAAAGGACGGCACCTATTCCGTAGTGCCGCGCATCTGGGGCGGGGTGACCAATCCCCGCGAGCTGCGCGCCATTGCCGATGTCGCGGAGAAGTTCAAGATTCCGACGGTCAAGATCACCGGCGGCCAGCGCATCGATCTTCTCGGCGTGCCGAAAGAACAGCTGCCGGCGGTTTGGGCCGAACTCGGCAAGCACGGCCTCGTCTCCGGTCATGCCTACGGTAAGGCACTACGCACGGTGAAAACCTGCGTCGGCAAGGAATGGTGCCGTTTCGGTACACAGGACTCGACCAATATGGGCATAGAGCTCGAAAAAATGACCTGGGGTTCGTGGACCCCGGCCAAGGTCAAGATGGCGGTATCCGGCTGCCCACGCAACTGCGCTGAGGCGACGATCAAGGATTTCGGCGTGGTCGCGGTGGATTCCGGCTGGGAACTCCACGTGGGCGGCAATGGCGGCGTCAAGGTCCGCGCCACCGATTTTCTCTGCAAAGTCGATACGGAGGAGGAGGTGAAGGAATACTGCGGCGCGTACCTGCAGCTCTACCGGGAAGAAGCCCGCTACCTGGAGCGGACTGCTCACTGGATCGAACGCGTCGGCCTCGCTTATGTCCAGGCGCGCGTCGTCTCGGACCCCGAAAGCCGACGCGCCTTGTACGAACGGTTTCTCGAATCGCAGAAGAGCGCCCAGATCGATCCTTGGGCGGCGCTCGCACGGGAATCTGAACGTCACCACTTCGAGCCCTTGAGGAAAGTAGGATAA
- a CDS encoding bifunctional protein-serine/threonine kinase/phosphatase: MTNGQLVFSAAFATRRGRREDNQDYACIAQPSPRDLACRGVVAAVADGMGGAKGGRIAAELCVRSFMDAFYSLAETLSIEQLLHRSLDAANRWIHAMGMRDPNLAHMATTFSALVLRGRRAHLVHVGDSRIYRLRGERLERLTTDHTLNAPELDHILYRAVGLEPVLRTDYAVHPLEIHDRFLLCSDGLHGVLKHTEITRILLERAAPQSSADALADLALERGGSDNITALVVDVIGLPRIDRQSLREIIESLPIVELPEAGDTVDDFQLEERLSSGRYSVLFRAVDRRSGNPVVIKFPHPRVASERQYHDAFVRESWIGGRVKSPWVAEILEQPQERQSRLYSVMPYYRGITLERHLRRNTRIGLEQGIDIALKLCKAVHALHRQHIVHRDIKPDNILLTEDGGLKLLDLGIARLPAWDEDPTDPLPGTASYMAPELFHGERGSVASDVFALGVTLYRLFSGGAYPYGEIEPFSTPRFGKPKPLSNHRPDLPIWLDAVLARAVAVEPGERYADAIELAFELESGLSKGGGKHLSVRPTPLYQRNPVLFWQLTTLLLFGLLMVCLFQVYGRA; this comes from the coding sequence ATGACGAACGGCCAACTCGTCTTCAGCGCCGCTTTCGCAACCCGTCGCGGACGGCGCGAAGACAACCAGGACTACGCCTGCATCGCCCAGCCGTCGCCGCGGGATCTCGCCTGCCGTGGCGTGGTCGCGGCGGTGGCAGACGGCATGGGCGGAGCCAAGGGCGGGCGTATAGCCGCCGAGCTGTGTGTACGCAGCTTCATGGACGCTTTTTACAGCCTGGCTGAAACCTTGTCGATCGAACAGCTCTTGCATCGCAGCCTGGACGCCGCCAATCGCTGGATACACGCCATGGGCATGCGCGACCCGAATCTTGCCCACATGGCGACCACCTTCAGCGCTTTGGTTCTTCGCGGCCGCCGCGCCCATTTGGTGCATGTCGGCGACTCCCGTATCTACCGATTGCGCGGCGAACGGTTGGAGCGGCTGACGACCGATCACACCCTGAACGCCCCCGAACTGGATCATATCCTGTATCGAGCCGTGGGCTTAGAACCCGTGCTCCGCACCGATTACGCCGTACACCCGCTCGAAATCCACGACCGCTTCCTGCTGTGCAGCGATGGTCTACACGGCGTGCTCAAGCATACGGAAATCACTCGTATTCTGCTGGAGCGCGCCGCACCCCAAAGCAGCGCGGACGCCTTGGCCGACTTGGCGCTCGAACGCGGCGGCAGCGACAACATCACGGCGCTGGTGGTGGACGTCATCGGTCTTCCGAGAATCGATCGGCAATCCCTACGGGAAATCATCGAATCGCTGCCTATCGTCGAACTGCCAGAAGCTGGCGACACGGTGGACGATTTTCAGCTGGAAGAACGGCTGTCGTCCGGGCGTTATAGCGTGCTGTTCAGGGCGGTCGACCGGCGCAGCGGCAACCCGGTGGTCATCAAGTTTCCGCATCCGCGGGTGGCCAGCGAGCGGCAGTATCACGACGCCTTCGTTCGGGAATCCTGGATCGGCGGGCGGGTGAAAAGTCCATGGGTGGCCGAGATTCTGGAGCAACCGCAGGAACGCCAAAGCCGTCTTTATTCGGTCATGCCTTACTATCGCGGTATCACGCTCGAACGGCACTTGCGCCGGAATACCCGTATCGGTCTGGAGCAGGGAATCGACATCGCCTTGAAACTGTGCAAGGCGGTACACGCTCTGCACCGCCAACACATCGTCCACCGCGACATCAAGCCGGACAACATCCTGCTCACCGAGGACGGTGGCTTGAAACTGCTGGATCTCGGCATCGCGCGGCTGCCGGCCTGGGATGAGGACCCGACCGATCCGCTGCCCGGAACCGCGAGCTACATGGCTCCGGAGCTGTTCCACGGCGAACGTGGCAGCGTCGCCAGTGACGTGTTCGCCCTCGGTGTCACGCTTTACCGCCTGTTCTCCGGCGGCGCTTATCCCTACGGCGAAATCGAGCCGTTCAGTACGCCTCGGTTCGGAAAACCCAAGCCCTTGTCCAACCACCGTCCGGATTTGCCGATCTGGCTGGACGCGGTCTTGGCGCGCGCCGTCGCGGTCGAACCGGGCGAACGCTATGCCGACGCCATCGAACTGGCCTTTGAACTGGAATCGGGCCTGTCCAAGGGCGGCGGCAAACACCTCTCTGTCCGTCCCACGCCTCTGTACCAGCGCAACCCGGTTCTGTTCTGGCAGCTGACGACCCTGCTGCTGTTCGGGTTGCTGATGGTGTGCCTGTTTCAGGTTTACGGGAGGGCTTGA